Below is a genomic region from Belonocnema kinseyi isolate 2016_QV_RU_SX_M_011 chromosome 4, B_treatae_v1, whole genome shotgun sequence.
GGCAGTAGGGGTAGGGTTCGCTAAATTAGAGGAAAAATGGGGCCTACTTGTGAGGCATGATACTCTAGTCATTAGTTTGCATCTATTCAAGTTAGAAGAGTTTGAAGCGCATTTTGGGTATCTATTCACtgttttaagattgaaaaaaaagtatccttttttatGACATAAAAACTGTTAACGCCACCTTATAGCTAAAAGTTTGGTTTATGAATcactatgattttttaaatttcgcataATTTTAAggaactacagtctgtcaagttaaagcgtgggtggctttactcgcagtcggtaaggtgtatcgacatgattttggtgtcaaaatattaagaagagctccctcNNNNNNNNNNNNNNNNNNNNNNNNNNNNNNNNNNNNNNNNNNNNNNNNNNNNNNNNNNNNNNNNNNNNNNNNNNNNNNNNNNNNNNNNNNNNNNNNNNNNttgctcgacaccttgacaaatgtaattccatgtagaaacatgcgtttaaataaaatattttaccaaaaaagttacccacgctttaacttgacagactgtacccaTAGAAAACGCGATTTTTGCCATTTTCGATCacttgtagaaatttattttgtttaaaattgtactgtcttttgcttaattaaaatattaataccaAACTTATACAACTGTATTCCtggaattttagagattttatttcACCCCGGAAAaggtgagaaataattattttaaacagtttttatctcTGAAATAAGTTATGAGCGGCTGCACACCCAGCGCTCACAAGACGCCTGAAAATGCACGCCATCAGAGGGTTaagtattcaaaactaaactgttGGTTAAAATATTCACTGCAAAACATTCTTTGATTTgatgcttttaaaattgaattgtttaaataataataaaataaaattactcaatatgctaagtttaaaaaattaaggcaccaaattttcaacattcactttttttgctttatttattttccaatctGTCCTGCGTATCGTGCTTTATCAGAAagagaaacatttgaattttatcatgtttaataaaataacgaAGTTCCTTAAGGATCTCTCCCAATACGTACTCGGTGAACATAAGGGGTTAATGCAGTGTAGAGTCTTATGGAGATTCGTGATTTTTTGTAAGTTTCGcgaggttttaagaaaataatactaGAATTATACAATATAGAATCAGAAGCCTTTCATATGACGCAATTTTAATGGGGAACATGCGAACTTGAACTTcaaatattgaatatttgaaaattttcacgtttagcaactgttgaatttttcaacttttcaatggTATTTTATGCAGTGCCATCGAATAGTTCAAAGCCTAGCAATCagcttttttttactgaaattgatTATGAAAATACTGACTCTAATTTTATGTCTTATAACTCACGAAATAGGTCAGAATGGAAAATATTGGCATGCAGATAGCGAAGGAGTGACGGTGGACTCCGACATGCCTTCTGAAGGATTTTACTTGGAATTGCGAGAACCATCGCGTATCTGCATAAAGTGCACAGATGGCCGGTACCTAACAGCAGGAAAAAATGGAGCCCTGCGCTTGGGAGAGTTGGATCACGATTCAGCTACAAAATGGGAATTTTAAAATCGAAGGCATACATACACTTTGCCACACTTATTACCTCTTTTTATATGCAATAAATACGGCGCCCAATTCTGAATACgtcgaaaataaatattaacagtGGCGCTGCCAGGTTTTATAATGTGTACTTAAATTTACTCCGCGGTTGTACTGAGCTGCTGATgacatttaactttaaaaaaacaagaattgaaAACGTGACTGTGTATTCTGATTCTTAATACAAATACCTGTAAGATCTCGATCGGATTTGAGATCAAATTGCAATTCATTCCAATTcgacgcattttttatatttatatatacgtgcattttataccaaatagacGTTATGTAATTGTAAGGGTAAGAAATACGTGTTTACAGGAACGGCGAACAATGTCAGTTAATCGGTCATTAAATTAACTTTAAGCTTTTCGACCAGTATAAAATATTTCGCGTGACTGATTGAATGAAACTTTTATATGATATTAATATGATATTAATATGATTTTATACGGGAATCTAATTTTTGTGTAAATATATGTCTGTATTTGACCCATTTTAAATATTACGGCTGAGATTATTTCGTttaatacttaattatttttatatcttagTTTTGACGCGTTTACACAATATACATTCGTATCTTAAAATaagtatcattatttttattagtataatATTGGTAATGTAATATTATTTGcgaacaattttattgtttttctacaATGTCCAAATCTATTTTATTGACTGCGACACTATCACTTAAAGGTACAACTTAATCGCCGACGTGctcgcttgaaaataaaaaagtttttgtctAAAACTGCTCACTTCAATAACCCGACTTTTTCTATCACTGTTGTTCCGTATGTCCCGAGACTTAAAAAGGGATATCTAAAAGCTTATTTAATTTATTGCCTAATAATCACCGAATAACTATGCATATTGCATTGGACGTGTTTTGGACCAATTATATTCGTATGCTTTTCGTATTTAATAGAGATCCTAATTGAAGAATTGACACGATAAAGTAGGTTTCAGTAAAGCAGCCAATCACTGAACAGAATTGTGGGAATAGAGCTTCGTGGTTGGTGCAAACTCTGTGGTTCTGGCACTTTATTTCCATGACTTATTTTATAttctcagtttttttttatttgatgacaaaattttcattgaaaatattaacaacATTTTGTAAGTCCAACTAACATGAATTAGAATATACGCATGGAAAAtgtgatacaaaatttatttgaatacaaattacTTTTAAGTACTTTTTGATCGCCGTCTTACTGCGAAAGGAAcggaattatgtttaaaaaatagtaaaacgtAAAGTATATTTTGAGCTTTAATTATCAAATGATTCATAAATGTTTTGCTATAAATATTATATACACTTTACACATAGGTTTCTGGAACCTACACTTTTCATGCTCATTTCACACTAATAACGTCCGATGAAAAATCAATcaacctaaaattattaataaattagttagTCGTTATTGCATCTAGTTTGTCAATTTCTTTTTGTCTGCGCGTTTTTGGCCTTCCGATTGTCCTTATTCCTTCATCATTTTGTAGTACATTTACATTCGAAAAACACATTATCTTAAGGCAAGGATAGAACAATGGAAGAATAGGAAGTTCACCCAATCTAACATGCATGTTGTCGAAAGCCATTCCTATTTTACTGCAATCTGGACGATCTTCAATTTCAGGTAAATAAAACGTTTTTGCAAAACGTTGACTGAAATGCGTCAATAAAGTAaactttgaattcattttttcaccCATTTCTATCGCTTGAGATACTGTCGAATGAAGTTTTAGACTTGCACTTTCTGGATTACCATCTCCAATTGTTGCTTCATGAATTAGTAAATCGCAATTACGTCCCAGCTTAACGAGATTTTCACAAGGCATTGTATCaccactaaaaaatgtaaattattttttcacttttagtttcgtgaaagagatttaaaaaaattttacttcaaatattCGAAACCGAACTACAAATTAAAGCCTTCAAATCGAAATATTAGAATTAAACCCTCAACAATagaaaattgttcactttttaagaatttatatcgACAATTGATATATTAGAAATTGTGCAAATTTAAACGACTAAATTTGACATCATAcaatttatcatgaatttttacaattttaaattcattgaaatagtATCATTTATAAAGTTTTTCGAGCCAGTCGCCATtctcataaataaaattgaagtaaGTTTCATACCTGTAAACTATTTTCTGGCCATTTGTAAGAGTCAGAGCTACTCCGTATGAAAACGCACAATGGTTGACAGGAACTGTACTAATATCCTTGACATTAagactttcaaataattttttctcagtaTCTGCATTTAATTCGTGTTGATTAAATGATAATTTACTGTTAGGAGTCAATTTATACAGTTTATCAACAGGTTCATATCTGGTCTCATAAAATTGCAGCCACACGTGAATTTTATCTGGAGCGATAAGGTAAACAGGATCCCTCGTTATACGTGATCTTTCTTGCAAAACTCCAATCAACCCTAATTGATGGTCTGCGTGAAGGTGTGAAATGTAAATAGCCTACGGATAGAAGATTTATTTTGATTtaggttttttattatttaatgagtTACTTGTGACAGTTCGAAGCAAACTAGTCTCCAAGCTTTAATCCTTTGTCAGGAAAGGAGGGTATTTCATGTCCGAGTCGAAActgttttagttaataattttccaaaaaagggaAAGGTGGCCGCTGCTACCCCCACCTAAAAAATGTTAGCGGTCCCTATCAATCCCAGTCCTTTCTGAAAAGTTGTGGTGAGCAGGTCAAATCCGGAGCGGACACTAAATACCCACCTTTAGAGACGGCATATACCAAACTTGAAGTACagtaacatttttgttgttgctttttatttgtttttctgatAATAAAATGTGTGGATACCAATAGAATAGTCATACTTGaggcaaaataattttgtttagccatataaagaaatgtttgttttttttataataaaaagtgtgAATATCAATGCCTAACACATGTTTTATTGCCTTTTGTACCTGTAAAAACttaagcatttaattttaaataagtaaagcagggtatttttttctttaaattgtattattagcCTTCGATTTGCCGTTTTTTAAATTACGTCATcttagtttttcttaaaattacaattttttgagtaAATCACTGTATTCCTGCCGAGTTGCTCCATacgtttaaagaaaaatatgtgaaaaaatttatttttctaccattttatGATTCTTATGTCAAGTTAAAGGTTTCCGACATtcgtatgaattttttaactatatcAATAGGGTGAAAAAACGGACGGACGTGAAATATCCGCCTTTACAGACGAGAGGCGCCAAAACAACGTTTGCAAACGAAGGGTTAAAATAGAAACCcgtttaaaaaagttgtaaaatagatacaaattatttttaaatttgaaactgtgGATGTAGGGTAAGTTCAGTCTTCTCCCATTAGAGACCAACAATAATTCGATAACAATGATATTCAATTGATCAAAACTAACCTTAACAGTGGCAAGAATGCTATCTGTTTTATTTCCGTacattctaaaaatttgattcacaGTTCCTTCTCCGCAATCCATAAGTATACTTCTTTCTTCATCGATTCTCAAAAGTATACCACTAGTGTTCCTCATTTTGGTATTCGCAGTCGAGCTTGTACCCAACATCACAAGTTTCGGATATTCTGGtattttacctaatttttttgtcatatcatTGACATTCGTCTGGACTTCTGCTAAGGCATCTAAAAAACCTTCCATTTCGAATATTTCATTTATGTATTGACGAGGAGAAAGTTTAACTTCCGAATTCGTCATCAGCTCTTTCTTTGGGTACAAAGAAAAAGAGTGCAGAGTTTTCGCGCGGTGTAACAATGGAGATTCATCAATCTGTCCCACctgaaaattaacgtttaaaaattagtatcgatgattatttcgttattttttaatatcacttATTTCTATACATATATACCTTTTCAGGTTTTTACATAATATATCAATCACCTCCTCTCACAGGAGATCGAGTTTGGATATCATATCTTTCGCTCGAAAGTAACTGAACGCAGTAAAAAACAAGACTAAGCGAGAATAGATCAATTAAAGTTGACGATATTTTGTCAGAAAAGCTAGTCttgcaataaaataaacatatatttGGCTTCGGGTTTATTTATAGGCAGAAGAGTGGGGGAAAAggaaattgaataatgaaaatactcGTTTcagggtgccccccccccccccgggctTTGCCACTGCTTCTCGTGCATGAAGACAAAGCCAGAGCACGTTTGTTTTCTTTCGAGACTGACCTTCCTCACAAAATGACGTTATTTTGGATTGCTCAATCATGAACTGTCACCCGTCCTGACAGTAACCGAGCCCGCTCATGTTTACCTTCCGAAAGCTGATAAGTCAAGGATCACCGTAAAGCTACTAACGTCAGCACTATTTGTTTcaatagtataaaaatatatattatatcttACATCATATTCACTTGACGAATCTGGTTCAGCATCTTTCGCATCACCATACAGTCTGGGCTGGGAATTGTTATCAACCTTAACATGTGATTGATCCAGAAAAGGAAATATCGTATCGTGAATCAAGTGTAATTGATGCTGCACTTTATGAACTGCTTCGGTGCCTAAACATGTGTTAGTTTCGTTAACTATTATGTGTTGCGTAGCCCAACCAAACTTTTCCATCCATTTTAAATATCGTTCATCTTTTAATATCTTCTCTGGTGTAAAGTGAATCACGCAAAGAGCGATCATGTCCTTTGAAGTGGCAGAAGAGGATTGATGCTTATCAAAAAtctgattatttattaaacactGTAATAAATCTTCTCTCGGACAATCAAccactaaaaaaataatggattattatttactatttgagAACGAGATAcatatgaattctttaaaagcatttctggaaaaataatttacagaCAAAAAACAGTGAATGTTAGGTGGGAAATTGTTCTTTTAGCACAGGCCTGTCCAGAGAGAGGAGTTCGACTCAAAGACAACATACTtgcctaccgaaaagaatctttgaatatatacaaaaattctttaggtcaaagaatctcaaagaaattctccgcaggcactcaggtagatatttttaaaggtccaggaagctcgtttaaatggtctgaaggctttaaaatatcctttccgaaattgaagaattaatacgatcataaataacaagcagagaggctatctcaatagagtagccgacactcaagggtcctttgttaagctttcggattaaaatttagaagtagatctttttaatttcatagttaacagcctaaaacataataattcggaatctatgggtttcgatgacttcagatatctaacttttttttttaatgcttgaaattgGAATTAATNNNNNNNNNNNNNNNNNNNNNNNNNNNNNNNNNNNNNNNNNNNNNNNNNNNNNNNNNNNNNNNNNNNNNNNNNNNNNNNNNNNNNNNNNNNNNNNNNNNNtatgatatcggaagcagcggtgattatgagtcctaatggcagcaatgtgagcgggggcgagaacggttacctctttcgatgatattgaacccttcgaaattttcttgctcacttttcccgacagacttggccttcgggtggccgtgacgtcactgcactgcaggttctcaatgaggaaaatttcaaaaataaaaataaaattataaaataaaattaatgcaatgcacattaagctatctttttattttatgaaaaatatatcctgcttgataatttgaataagagtaattacaaacatatcctgaagaacctataaaaaaccataattacaaaaatgaattttttattttcaaacgcagtgaataagacatttaagaataaatataacataattttgaaatgtctataactcggattaatttgtactttattccctaagcactagaaaattgtgatggaatttactttaCACGTAGAGGTtagaaacttttcatctttttacattctcatttaggggttaaatctactacgtcaagattctttttggtaatgttaaaaacattctattgaaggagactgggaaaatatggcgctcccgcaaaacacgttttatATTaatgcttgcgatgagcatgataacttctggaacaattgtctgcaattcaaaattttatacaaaaaatagttcaagcaaataatttgaatccttaacaaacacagattaatttgcaactaaatagttgcgatttttaatcgtaataatacaaataatttcactttatcgaaaatgcccggACTCTAttatgttttccctgacattccctaattttccagaaccatcagacctgtagcaactctaatacttgtactttttgattttgaattgcagacaatcgttcccggagttatcgcatgctcatcgcaagcaattataaaaaacgtattttgCGGTAgtgccatattttcccagtctccttcaatagaattttgttaacatcaccaaaaagaatcttgacatagtagatttaacccctaaatgagaatgtaaaaagatgaaaagtttttaacttctacgtgtgaagtaaattccatcaccattttctagtgcttagggaataaaatACAAGTTAATCCGAGTTGtggacatttcaaaattatgttatatttattcttaattgtcttattcactgcgtttgaaaataaaaaattaatttttttaattatgattttttataggttcttaaggatatgtttgtaattactcttattcaaattatcaagcagaatatattttccataaaataaacagatggcttaatgtgcattgccttaattttattttataattttatttttgaaattttcctcattgagaacctgcattccAGTGACGTCatggccacccgaaggccaattctattgtcgggaaaagtgagcaaaaaaatttctaagggttcaatatcatcgaaagaggtaaccgttctcgcccccgctccaattgctgccattaggactcataatcaccgctgcttccgatatcatagcttaaattttgaaatttacttgtttaaagctttaaaagaggccttaaatattattattctggcctacaaattggaaaatgtattgtatgaaaatggaggaacacttacaagaagtttcatctcaaaagcatccccttaaacatatcaaattgtacactgaagttgagctcattttatactgataatttgtcatgcaaatgacttagtcgtttttttttttgttaacaggaacctgcatttgctccagtaaaaatcgcctgatatatttccgacgctttttccaggatatttgagattttattttatttgttcagaaatagaagaattgtgcagctaatccaatttaataGCGCAGCTGTTGACAATACGTCCACAATAGCTAGAACCTTTTTTGTgacctataaaattatgaacattttttcacatcaccatattcgacctaaaatcaacaattctcgagtaattttaaaaaacatgttattgtttaacactttccagaatttcggaactttgccgtgcacgtatgtttggggactttttacaatatctttataaagccattgccaacgtatctgcgaaaaaaatgatacttttacgaatttttttctcaaatccttcattgactggactattCGTGGTTGTTCGTAGCTCGTGCCACGTGACGCACATTGCAGAATTCAGTACCACAGATAAGTTTTGAAGTAGGTGCTTTAGGGTGACTAATttgaaatgcaataattttattttaatgctttaaatgTAAGATGCAACTCGAACGAAAgagaaatgtttactgatatcctgagcttgaaaaattatacgttttttcgacaggaatataattttatcaatattgcaacaatttcaaaatataaatagttgatatgcccggtaataagcgtagaatagagaaaaattaatattttcagatttcagcgcaaaagtgaagattattctattattttcaatgcgcgatttttccatctgtctaaaatgccacaataagaataagatacctcctaaacttattcacttctatttccatagcgaccgccacacagttttctattctcccaaagagaacgtgttttcaatatatttcattccttctaattgtaccggtaacgcacctcacagaggtattttttattcctcagaagtgttcatattttgattttattaaattccttctaataagtgcacaaaatatgtgtaataagttgtttaaattccttcatgcggaacataaattctgaaattttaattcttatcaattcaactctgcctctctggagttaaaatgatttaaattcacacatttgcatagatttctttggtacattttttaagacgtttaaataaatgtttaacatataaatcaatataaatttgaatatttttcgaatttataacttataaaaagatttaataatgaaaaataggttaaatgaatgctttcgttaaattttactaaatcgattgagaggaataggaatTGCACTTTTTGTGTTCCCactgggggatttttagacggaggaaaaatcgcgtattcattggaatacaaattcttaatttttctgaattcaacgcttgttactgGGTATGATGACATTTTActttacattaataaataaaggaaatgtaTAAGCGCCATAACTTTCAATAGGTATGTTGCAAGATCCTGATTTCAAATTATGCTGACAATTTCTTTGGAAAGTGTAagctaatgtttaaaaaatgttgaaatcattgCCCTTCAATATTTAGAAAAGTTTACACATTGAATGTGAATTTATTGCAATACAATAAAATAGTGTAAAGAATGTAATGGtctcttttatttataattataagagaattaaatagttcaataaaaagGCCCTAAAATTATCTATTGAAATAAAGttgtaattttccatgaaactattGGCTTCGAAAATTTACTTCCaactttcttcaaacaaaatatcaTGTACTTTCCCATTTGCAAGGCTTATAAATGCTTTTActgctaatatattaattaattaaattccaaattacttcattttatttttaattcagtcgCCATAAGACACCTTCCAAGATACTACGTATCTACAGCACTGGAGACCTCCCTTCCATTTCAGAAACCGACCACCACCGAAGCTGAGTAGAGACTGTTGGAGGAACTCAAACATCTGGTGATTTAGTCAAACTCCCCTCTCTGGATAGGCATGTTGTAGCACATGCaccaaattttcgattttagagGCATGTATAGCGCGTATAGCGTATTGATCGCTTTGTGCAGGATCAATTTATATAGCAGCTGAGCTTGCGCTCTTCGATTTcggaaatcttaaattttttgtcattttgacTGCTCCTATTGAGAAAATACTGATTTgtcattattattaatgaatatgTAAGCCGTGCTCTCAATACTAAGTATAAGTAGACATAAAATTTCGATTTATCTAATATAGAGGCAGGGCGTTACGTTTTTATTAAGGCACATTTGTTCTCTGAATAatctttaaagaattctttttaaaacaactccaaaatttactttttaacttgaaatgtcATTAAACGTGATTTAGAAGAATGTTTTTTCCGAATCgtcttcagaaattaattttgacttcAATCACattcgaaaatcaattttgtagtaAGTATTGTATTTCCataatagatgaaaattgaattgttcattGTACATATAAAAGAGCTTAGTTGGtgtttgtcatttttatttgttgtagATAACAATgataatattctatttattgtttATCATCGACGCAGCTTATTTTGCCTCTGAAAATattctctaaataaaaattgttttcacaaGTTCAACtcatatagaaatatattaaaatcttcaaataataaaagaatgATAAAGTAAATGTACAAGGAAGGATAAAATAGGAAATagcaaataacttatttttaataaacaaagacATATTTCCAGTATGTAAAAAAAGTTATACTTAGATTcttctttcaaattatatatCACTTAAAAGTTATACCTTGTCTTCTTAGTGACAAAAGAATAATAAAGTAATTGTACAAGGAGAGATAAAATAGGAAATACTAAATAACtcgtttataataaaaaattacatattcaaatatgtaaaaaaagataCACTTATATTTTCCTTCCAAATCATGTACTTTACAGTGTATATACCTCAAAATAAAGTACATAATTTCGAAGGAGAATATAAGTAACTTTTTCCACACACttgaatttgtaattgtttattaaatataagTTATTTGGTGTTGCCGATTTTATGTTTCCTTGTTCATAtactttattattcttttattactaATAAGATAAAACATATTCTCAAAGCATATAATTTGGAAGGAGAATATGAGTGTGATGTTTTCTTACGCACTTGAATAtgtaattcttgattaaaaatggctTATTTGGTGTTTCCGATTATATATTTCCTTGTATATTTACTTTATCATTCTTTTATTACAAAGAAGACTTTTACATagttctattaattatttttttcaaagcttttactcgggtgaacccggttatacatcatagccacggactaagtcaagtgactgatgaaatattaattattattatatgattatatttattattaattatttataagtttaacTTGCGTAATACAATATTTGTTATAGAGAATATTTATAGAAACGCAACAAGCCGCGCCAatgataaacaataaatataaaattataattgttatatataaaaaaaaaatctgcccgcctcgcgggcacattctcatcgcgcgctacgcacgcggctcgcttcactcgcaagttgactcgcgctcggatatttattctttgcatttggaatgcttcaaaaaaacttaatcaaaaagatctcttttagatggcagtatttatatgcgtcttcatattctgaattttctgcttaattaagtatagtcaaagattaagtttctcaaagctctgtaggctttgaggtacacattctcatcgtgacactcgcgctgcgcactcgatttccgacagatatttgtaaacaggttttgttggatttttttctcgtaactttcgtcgtttttcctcatattttttttatttttttagcgttatttttcacgaataaaacaaaaatacgcatcctatcaagaagtgattcttaacgaaattgtggatcttttttgagataac
It encodes:
- the LOC117170547 gene encoding ribonuclease Z, mitochondrial translates to MILNQILPRNSLWKAYIYRSFTISKNLKGYTLMSGNEESFLPAEPESDNSIVKKTLATDISLKIIGSGARGAPASVCLYTNETRYIFNCGESTQRINNEHRNKLCKLSKIDNVFITTPTWKNIGGLPGFLLCLQSYGITNVNVHGPVGTIDVVDATRRFVYLKKLSVTEGNVNKPFVDTVLTVTYVPLEPPQTSETTDNFTNNTKTIEDNTDYYEHETDRHEKRKPIIYGNNVKRVKRDSHPIIGQIKGSMCYIGKIHPRTGRLNLEKCVEKGVKPGPMLGQLKCGKDITLADGSVVKSVDVVDRPDPGPVFIVVDCPREDLLQCLINNQIFDKHQSSSATSKDMIALCVIHFTPEKILKDERYLKWMEKFGWATQHIIVNETNTCLGTEAVHKVQHQLHLIHDTIFPFLDQSHVKVDNNSQPRLYGDAKDAEPDSSSEYDVGQIDESPLLHRAKTLHSFSLYPKKELMTNSEVKLSPRQYINEIFEMEGFLDALAEVQTNVNDMTKKLGKIPEYPKLVMLGTSSTANTKMRNTSGILLRIDEERSILMDCGEGTVNQIFRMYGNKTDSILATVKAIYISHLHADHQLGLIGVLQERSRITRDPVYLIAPDKIHVWLQFYETRYEPVDKLYKLTPNSKLSFNQHELNADTEKKLFESLNVKDISTVPVNHCAFSYGVALTLTNGQKIVYSGDTMPCENLVKLGRNCDLLIHEATIGDGNPESASLKLHSTVSQAIEMGEKMNSKFTLLTHFSQRFAKTFYLPEIEDRPDCSKIGMAFDNMHVRLGELPILPLFYPCLKIMCFSNVNVLQNDEGIRTIGRPKTRRQKEIDKLDAITTN